In Prunus dulcis chromosome 2, ALMONDv2, whole genome shotgun sequence, a single genomic region encodes these proteins:
- the LOC117618427 gene encoding luc7-like protein 3 — translation MSLFYVDVTILSILILHVIDFSFEESPRHDAYVPKFEAELAQFCEKLVMDLDRRVKRGRERLAQEVEPAPAPPLSAEKSEQLSVLEEKIKNLLEQVETLGEAGKVDEAEALMRKVDMLNSEKTALAQHPQNDKVLMLAQEKKLAPCEICGSFLVANDALERTQSHVTGKQHIGYGMVRDFITEYKETKEKAREEERLAREKEAEERRKQREKENESRRRSNSSDRDRYRDRDHDREWDRYQERDSDRERSREWNGRGSRDGGRGADWRSRNGRDGGRSRSLLDMLAWVLI, via the exons ATGTCATTATTCTACGTG GATGTGACTATACTTTCTATTTTAATTCTTCATGTCATTGATTTTAGTTTTGAGGAGTCCCCAAGGCATGATGCATATGTGCCCAAGTTTGAAGCTGAACTAGCTCAGTTTTGTGAGAAATTG GTGATGGATTTAGATAGAAGAGTAAAGCGTGGGCGAGAACGCCTTGCTCAGGAGGTTGAACCTGCACCGGCACCTCCACTGTCAGCGGAAAAGTCTGAACAGTTGTCTGTTCTGGAGGAAAAGATAAAGAACTTGCTGGAACAAGTTGAGACCCTTGGTGAAGCTGGAAAGGTGGATGAAGCTGAAGCACTCATGAGAAAG GTGGATATGCTTAATTCTGAGAAGACAGCCTTGGCTCAACACCCTCAGAATGATAAAGTGTTGATGCTTGCACAGGAGAAAAAATTGGCACCCTGCGAGATATGTGGTTCATTTCTTGTGGCCAATGATGCTTTAGAGAGGACTCAGTCTCATGTTACAGGGAAGCAGCATATTGGTTATGGCATGGTCCGAGATTTTATCACTGAGTACAAG GAAACTAAGGAGAAGgcaagagaagaagaaaggttAGCAAGGGagaaagaagcagaagaacgGAGGAAACAGAGGGagaaggaaaatgagagtAGAAGGAGAAGTAATTCAAGTGATAGGGACAGGTATCGTGATAGGGATCATGACAGGGAGTGGGACAGATATCAAGAACGCGATTCAGATCGTGAAAGGTCTAGAGAGTGGAATGGCAGAGGTAGTCGGGATGGAGGGAGAGGGGCGGATTGGAGGTCCAGGAATGGAAGAGATGGGGGCAGGTCACGTTCCCTGTTAGACATGTTGGCGTGGGTCCTAATTTAG
- the LOC117618428 gene encoding uncharacterized protein LOC117618428 — protein sequence MISTISGGPTVAGTSHRSMKQYVRAAQFPQVLGIEMNRFQETPKVRWEPITFCQEEEEGILYPHDDPMIIRAEIADYDVGRVLIDTGSSVSVIFAEAFREMGINDNQVDRQLTPLLSFSGDLVQPIGSVRLPITFGTAPRKSNNVRSVPHRRLPDGIQRYRWPNGTDEDQGASFAPHAVDEVPYPERHGGNPGKSIQRADLLRYGAQGNLVHTPQRDHDGARVYRTPDRQVRIGTRLTANLRTQFIDFLRHHSEVFAWSYEDMPGIAPDVISHKLTISSAYKPVRQKRRSYDAERYEAMRTEVEKLQTIGFIREATYPVWLANSVMVRKSTGGWRMCQDYTDLNKACPKDSFPLPRIDQLVDATAGHELLSFMDAYSGYNQIFMHPPDSEHTAFITDKGTAEDHLQNLSIMFGILKEYRMRLNPKKCAFGVSSGKFLGFMISQRGIEANPEKIKAIIDMERPKTTKDIQSLTGRVAALTRFISKATDKCVPFFKALKGGKRDITWTAECDNAFQALKNYMSKAPLLSKPLPGEILYLYLSVSGTAVSSVLIRKPEKAELPIFYVSKALQSAELRYPPLEQLALALVVSARRLRPYFQAHGIKVLTNQPLRQVLQKPEISGRLIKWAIELGEFDIQFVPRPAEKGQAVADFISELTPATVQPTSEAITETILPDQPGAERLDTSTPVWGLHVDGSANQQGCGAGLVLTTPDGLKIEYALRFDFRTSNNEAEYEALLAGLRLAKSMNAKQIRIHSDSQLIVNQVTADFAAKDASMYAYLSTAHQLLRSFQAYEIKQIPRGENSHADALARLASAINDKVGRKVPVEILAQPSTVTSEACAVRYEDTWMSPIYLYLTNGTLPEDKAQARKLRYRSA from the exons atgatCAGCACTATCAGCGGAGGACCTACCGTTGCGGGGACGAGCCACCGTTCGATGAAACAGTATGTGCGTGCCGCACAGTTCCCTCAGGTGCTCGGAATAGAGATGAATCGGTTCCAGGAAACACCAAAAGTTCGTTGGGAGCCGATCACATTTtgccaagaggaagaagagggaatcctCTATCCCCACGACGACCCAATGATCATCCGAGCTGAAATTGCCGATTACGATGTAGGGCGAGTGCTGATCGATACCGGGAGCTCCGTGAGCGTAATCTTTGCTGAAGCTTTCAGAGAGATGGGAATCAATGACAACCAAGTCGACCGGCAGTTGACACCTCTGTTAAGCTTCTCTGGAGACTTGGTCCAACCAATCGGTAGTGTcagactgccaattacatttggCACGGCGCCGAGAAAAAGCAACAACGTACGATCAGTTCCTCATCGTCGACTGCCCGACGGCATACAACGTTATCGTTGGCCGAACGGCACTGACGAGGATCAAGGCGCATCTTTCGCCCCACATGCTGTTGATGAAGTTCCCTACCCCGAACGGCACGGGGGCAATCCGGGGAAATCAATTCAGCGCGCGGACTTGCTACGCTACGGCGCTCAAGGCAACCTCGTTCATACTCCCCAACGAGACCATGACGGTGCAAGGGTTTACCGAACG CCCGACCGACAGGTTAGGATCGGCACTAGACTCACTGCGAACCTCCGAACGCAATTCATAGACTTCTTGCGGCATCATTCGGAAGTTTTCGCATGGTCTTACGAGGACATGCCCGGCATCGCCCCGGACGTGATTAGCCATAAACTCACCATCTCCTCCGCCTATAAGCCCGTAAGGCAGAAGCGCCGATCATACGATGCCGAACGGTATGAGGCGATGCGCACGGAAGTCGAGaaacttcaaaccatcggTTTCATCCGGGAAGCAACGTATCCGGTATGGCTTGCCAACTCCGTCATGGTAAGAAAGTCCACGGGCGGGTGGCGGatgtgccaagactatacCGACCTCAACAAGGCCTGCCCGAAGGACAGCTTTCCGTTACCACGGATAGACCAGCTCGTGGACGCCACTGCCGGCCACGAACTGCTGAGCTTTATGGAtgcctactccggctataaccagatattcatgcaccctccCGACAGCGAGCATACCGCATTCATAACGGACAAAGG aactgccgaagaTCACCTGCAGAACTTATCGATCATGTTCGGCATACTCAAAGAGTACAGGATGAGGCTGAACCCGAAGAAATGCGCCTTCGGTGTATCTTCCGGGAAATTCCTCGGATTCATGATCAGTCAGAGGGGGATTGAGGCTAATCCCGAGAAAATAAAGGCAATCATCGATATGGAGAGGCCGAAGACGACGAAGGACATTCAGAGCCTTACCGGACGCGTGGCCGCCCTGACCCGTTTCATATCGAAGGCTACCGATAAATGTGTACCGttcttcaaagccttgaaaggGGGCAAACGGGATATCACATGGACTGCCGAATGTGATAACGCATTTCAAGCCCTGaagaactacatgagcaaagCCCCCCTTTTGTCAAAACCGCTGCCTGGGGAAATTCTCTACCTCTACCTCTCGGTATCCGGAACTGCCGTCAGCTCGGTACTAATTCGGAAACCAGAGAAGGCAGAATTACCAATCTTCTATGTCAGCAAGGCACTCCAGAGTGCGGAACTTCGGTATCCACCATTAGAGCAGCTGGCTCTAGCCCTTGTTGTCTCGGCACGAAGACTTCGGCCATACTTCCAGGCACACGGGATCAAAGTCCTGACCAACCAACCCCTCCGGCAAGTCCTCcaaaaaccagaaatttcgggccgattgatcaaatgggcgatcgAACTCGGGGAATTCGACATACAGTTCGTTCCGAGGCCCGCGGAGAAGGGCCAGGCTGTTGCCGATTTTATCTCCGAGCTTACCCCAGCAACAGTACAACCGACATCTGAGGCGATTACCGAGACCATCTTGCCGGATCAACCAGGCGCCGAACGCCTCGACACATCAACTCCCGTCTGGGGTTTGCACGTCGATGGCTCGGCAAACCAGCAAGGATGCGGAGCAGGCTTGGTGCTGACAACACCGGACGGACTCAAAATCGAGTACGCCCTCCGATTCGACTTCCGGACATCCAACAATGAAGCGGAATACGAAGCCCTCTTGGCCGGCCTTCGGTTAGCCAAGAGCATGAATGCAAAGCAAATCCGAATTCACAGCGACTCCCAGCTCATTGTGAACCAGGTAACGGCAGACTTCGCCGCCAAGGACGCCTCCATGTACGCCTACCTTTCAACCGCCCATCAGCTACTCCGAAGTTTCCAAGCATACGAGATTAAACAGATCCCCAGAGGCGAAAACAGCCATGCCGATGCTTTGGCAAGACTCGCTTCGGCGATAAACGACAAAGTCGGAAGAAAGGTACCAGTGGAGATCCTTGCCCAACCGAGCACGGTAACCTCCGAAGCGTGTGCCGTACGGTATGAGGATACATGGATGTCTCCCATCTACTTATACCTGACGAACGGCACCCTTCCTGAGGATAAAGCCCAGGCCCGAAAGCTGAGATACCGATCAGCATGA